Proteins co-encoded in one Phycodurus eques isolate BA_2022a chromosome 14, UOR_Pequ_1.1, whole genome shotgun sequence genomic window:
- the eml5 gene encoding echinoderm microtubule-associated protein-like 5 isoform X1, which yields MADRTAPNCHLRLEWVYGYRGHQCRNNLYYTAAKEIVYFVAGVGVVYNTREHKQKFYLGHNDDIISLALHPERVLVATGQVGKEPYICVWDSYTVQTVSILKDVHTHGVACLAFDLEGQCLVSVGLDSKNTICVWDWRRGKVLAAAPGHTDRIFDISWDLYQPSKLVSCGVKHIKFWSLCGNALTPKRGVFGKTGDLQTILCLACAKDEVTYSGALNGDIYVWKGINLMRTVQGAHGSGIFSMNACEEGFATGGRDGCVRLWDLNFKPITVIDLRETDQGYKVARVENSRGLSVRSVCWRGDHILVGTQDSEIFEVVVHDRNKPFLIMQGHCEGELWALAVHPTKPLAMTGSDDRSVRIWSLIDHALIARCNMEEPIRCAAVSTDGIHLALGMKDGSFTVLRVRDMTEVVHIKDRKEAIHELKYSPDGAHLAVGSNDNSVDIYGVVQRYKKVGECIGSNSFITHMDWSTDSKFLQSNDGSGRRLFYRMPSGKEVTNREELKLVQWASWTCVLGPEVNGIWPKYSAVNDINSVDANFNNQVLVTADDYGLVKLLRYPCIKKGAKCKKYLGHSAHITNVRWSHDYQWVITIGGADHSVFQWKFVPERKSKEALHIAPQETLADSNSEESDSDQSDVPEMDSEIEQETQLTYRRQVYKEDLPQLKEQCNEKHRAIAMKKRERAPGNGLKLHFIHGYRGYDCRSNLFYTQTGEIVYHVAAVGIVYNRQQNTQRFYMGHDDDILCLAIHPLKDFVATGQVGRDSSIHIWDTEMLKPMSVLKGFHQLGVCTLDFSADGKRLASVGLDDNHTIVLWDWRKGEKLSAMCGSKDKIFVVKINPYLPDKLITAGVKHMKFWHKAGGGLIGRKGNMGKTETMMCAVYGWSEEMVFSGTCTGDICIWRDMFLMKTVKAHDGPVFSMHALEKGFVTGGKDGIVALWDDTFERCLKTYAIKRAVLAPGSKGLLLEDNPSIRAISLGHGHILVGTKNGEILEVDKSGPITLLVQGHMEGEVWGLATHPHLPLCATVSDDRTLRIWDLSPSHCMLAVRKLRKGGRCCCFSPDGKALAVGLNDGSFLIVNADTLEDLVSFHHRKDIITDIKFSPGSGKYLAVASGDTFVDIYNVMSSKRVGVCKGCLNSITHLDWDRRGKLLQVNTSAKEQFFFEAPRGKRQTIPATEVEKVDWSTWTCVLGTSVEGIWPVISEVTEVTSACLSHDKKVLATGDDLGYIKVFRYPVRGKYAKFKRYVAHSTHVTNVRWTHEDSLLVTAGGGDTCLMIWTHELETHRELRQCDSEESDIESEDDGGYDSDVTKENEINYTIKALSTNMRPMTGIKPHLQLKEPSVDERQGVVRPPVSRALPQPEKLQTNNVGKKKRPIEDLVLELVFGYRGNDCRNNVHYLNEGADIIYHTASVGIVLNLTTSCQSFYVEHSDDILCLTINQHPKFPNVVATGQVGDTGDMSATSPSIHIWDAMTKQTLSVLRCFHSGGVCSVSFSATGKLLLSVGLDSEHTVTIWKWQEGAKVASHIGHTQRIFVAEFRPDSDTHFVSVGIKHVRFWTLAGRALLSKKGVLSSIEDARMQTMLSVAFGANNLTFTGTISGDVCVWKEHILVRIVAKAHTGPVFTMYTTLRDGLIVTGGKERPSKEGGALKLWDQELKRCRAFRLETGQVIDCVRSVCRGKGKILVGTRNAEIIEVGEKNAACNILVNGHMDGPIWGLGTHPTRDVFLSAAEDGTVRLWDIPEKKMLNKVNLGHPACTISYSPEGDMVAIGMKNGEFIILLVASLKIWGKKRDRRSSIQDIRFSPNSRYLAVGSCESAVDFYDLTLGPQLNRINCCRDIPSFVLQMDFSADSLCIQVSTGAYKRLVYEVPSGKQVTEQSHIDKITWATWTSVLGDEVVGIWSRNTDKADVTCACVSHSGLNVVTGDDFGMVKLFEFPCPDKFAKHKRFLGHSAHLTNIRITNGDRFVVSAGGDDRRYDFKLHHNSQTT from the exons TGCTTGGTGTCTGTGGGTTTGGACTCAAAAAACACAATCTGCGTGTGGGACTGGAGGAGAGGGAAGGTTCTGGCAGCCGCACCGGGCCATACAGACAGG ATATTTGACATATCGTGGGATTTGTACCAGCCGAGCAAGCTTGTAAGCTGTGGAGTCAAACACATCAAG tTCTGGAGTTTATGCGGTAATGCTCTCACGCCCAAACGTGGAGTTTTCGGCAAGACCGGGGATCTCCAAACTATCCTCTGCCTGGCTTGTGCCAAGGATGAGGTCACGTATTCCGGTGCCTTGAACGGTGACATCTATGTGTGGAAAGGGATCAACCTGATGAGAACAGTGCAAGGGGCTCATGGG TCAGGGATTTTCAGCATGAACGCTTGCGAAGAGGGTTTTGCCACTGGGGGACGAGATGGTTGCGTCCGCCTGTGGGATCTCAATTTCAAACCAATTACTGTCATTGATCTCAGGGAAACAGACCAAGGATATAAAG TAGCTAGAGTTGAAAATAGCAGAG gGCTTTCTGTGCGTAGTGTTTGCTGGCGGGGAGACCACATCCTGGTGGGCACGCAAGATAGTGAGATCTTCGAGGTGGTGGTCCACGACCGCAACAAGCCTTTCCTTATCATGCAGGGTCACTGTGAGGGCGAGCTGTGGGCGCTGGCTGTGCACCCCACCAAGCCTCTTGCTATGACAGGCAGTGACGACCGCTCTGTCAG GATATGGAGCCTTATCGACCATGCTCTGATAGCTCGATGTAACATGGAGGAGCCGATCCGCTGTGCAGCTGTCAGCACTGATGGTATTCATTTGGCCCTGGGAATGAAGGATGGCTCGTTCACCGTTCTCCGAGTCAG AGATATGACAGAAGTGGTCCACATCAAGGACAGGAAGGAGGCTATCCATGAGCTGAAGTATTCCCCTGATGGCGCCCATTTGGCTGTTGGCTCCAATGACAACTCGGTGGACATTTATGGTGTTGTGCAGAGGTACAAGAAAGTAGGAGAGTGCATTGGCTCCAACAGCTTCATTACACACATGGACTGGTCCACGGACAGCAAGTTCCTACAATCGAACGATGGCAGCGGCAGGAGGCTCTTCTATAGGATGCCAA GTGGCAAGGAGGTGACAAACAGGGAGGAGCTGAAGCTGGTGCAGTGGGCATCATGGACATGTGTGCTGGGTCCTGAGGTTAATGGAATATGGCCCAAATACTCTGCTGTTAATGATATTAACTCTGTGGATGCTAACTTCAACAATCAAGTCTTAGTAACAGCTGATGACTACGGATTAGTCAAACTTCTACGATATCCATGTATAAAAAAAG gtgcaaaatgtaaaaaatatttaggTCACTCAGCCCATATTACCAATGTAAGATGGTCACATGACTACCAGTGGGTTATAACCATTGGTGGAGCGGATCACTCGGTCTTCCAGTGGAAGTTTGTTCCAGAGAGAAAGTCAAAAGAAGCGCTGCacattgcaccacaag agACCTTGGCAGACTCTAACAGTGAAGAATCAGACTCTGATCAGTCAGATGTGCCTGAAATGGACTCGGAAATCGAGCAGGAAACGCAGCTCACGTATAGACGACAG GTTTATAAAGAAGACCTACCTCAGCTCAAAGAGCAGTGCAACGAGAAACATCGAGCAATCGCTATGAAGAAGCGAGAGAGAGCACCTGGGAATGGATTGAAGTTGCACTTTATTCATGG ctACAGGGGCTATGATTGCAGAAGTAATTTGTTCTATACCCAGACTGGTGAAATCGTTTACCATGTGGCTGCTGTTGGGATCGTGTACAACAGACAGCAGAACACCCAACGTTTCTACATGGGCCACGATGATGACATTCTCTGCTTGGCTATCCACCCCCTCAAGGACTTTGTAGCAACAGGCCAG GTTGGCCGAGATTCCTCCATCCACATATGGGACACAGAAATGTTAAAACCAATGTCTGTGTTGAAGGGTTTCCACCAGCTTGGAGTGTGCACTTTGGACTTTTCAG CGGATGGCAAGCGCCTGGCTTCTGTGGGCCTGGATGACAATCACACCATTGTGCTTTGGGACTGGAGGAAAGGGGAAAAGCTCTCAGCCATGTG TGGAAGCAAAGACAAGATCTTTGTGGTGAAAATAAATCCCTACCTGCCTGACAAGCTCATCACAGCCGGTGTAAAACATATGAAGTTTTGGCATAAAGCTG GTGGTGGGCTAATTGGACGCAAGGGGAACATGGGAAAGACGGAGACTATGATGTGTGCTGTCTATGGCTGGTCGGAGGAGATGGTCTTCTCAGGCACGTGTACCGGTGACATTTGCATCTGGAGGGACATGTTCCTGATGAAGACTGTCAAAGCCCATGACGGCCCCGTTTTCAGTATGCATGCTCTTGAAAAG GGATTTGTGACTGGAGGGAAGGATGGTATAGTCGCGCTCTGGGATGACACATTTGAAAGATGCCTCAAGACCTATGCCATCAAGAGGGCAGTCCTCGCTCCAGGCTCTAAGG GCTTGCTTTTGGAGGACAACCCTTCCATACGTGCCATATCGCTAGGCCACGGCCACATTCTTGTGGGAACTAAGAATGGAGAGATTTTGGAGGTTGACAAAAGTGGCCCCATTACTCTGCTTGTCCAG GGTCACATGGAAGGTGAAGTCTGGGGACTCGCCACCCATCCCCATCTCCCTCTGTGCGCCACTGTCAGTGATGACAGAACCCTGCGCATATGGGACCTCTCTCCCAGTCACTGCATGTTGGCAGTGCGCAAGCTCAGGAAAG GTggccgctgctgctgcttctcccCTGATGGCAAAGCTTTGGCGGTCGGTCTGAATGATGGCAGCTTTCTCATTGTGAATGCAGACACCTTAGAGGACCTTGTGTCCTTCCACCACCGCAAGGACATCATCACAGATATCAAATTCTCTCCAG GTTCTGGCAAGTACCTTGCAGTGGCATCAGGAGACACATTTGTGGATATTTACAATGTAATGAGCAGCAAACGGGTGGGAGTGTGCAAAGGATGTCTCAACTCTATCACCCACTTGGATTGGGACAGGAGAG GGAAACTACTCCAAGTCAATACTAGTGCCAAAGAGCAGTTTTTCTTTGAGGCGCCTCGCGGCAAGAGGCAGACCATCCCTGCCACAGAG GTGGAGAAGGTCGACTGGAGTACGTGGACATGTGTTCTGGGTACGTCTGTTGAGGGCATCTGGCCTGTGATCAGCGAGGTCACAGAGGTGACCTCTGCTTGCCTTAGTCATGACAAGAAGGTGCTTGCCACAGGAGATGATCTAGGATACATAAAGGTCTTCAGATATCCTGTTAGG GGCAAGTATGCAAAGTTCAAACGCTATGTGGCTCACAGCACGCATGTTACAAATGTGCGGTGGACCCATGAAGACAGCCTATTGGTGACGGCTGGCGGGGGGGACACGTGCCTCATGATCTGGACCCATGAACTTGAGACCCACAGGGAGCTCAGACAGTGTGACAGCGAGGAGTCGGACATCGAGAGCGAGGATGATGGAG GTTATGACAGCGATGTGACAAAGGAGAATGAGATTAACTATACCATCAAAGCCTTATCCACCAACATGCGCCCCATGACTGGTATAAAACCCCACTTGCAACTAAAAGAGCCTTCTGTGGATGAGAG ACAAGGTGTGGTCAG GCCTCCTGTTAGCAGAGCCCTCCCACAGCCTGAGAAGCTGCAGACCAATAATGTCGGCAAAAAGAAGAGACCCATTGAA GATCTAGTGTTGGAGCTGGTGTTCGGTTACCGTGGCAATGACTGCCGCAATAACGTACATTACCTGAATGAGGGGGCAGACATCATTTACCACACAGCCTCAGTTGGCATCGTGCTCAACTTGACCACCT CCTGCCAAAGTTTCTATGTTGAACACAGTGATGACATTCTGTGCCTGACAATCAATCAACATCCCAAATTCCCCAACGTGGTGGCAACTGGCCAAGTAG GTGACACTGGTGACATGTCAG CCACATCTCCTTCTATTCACATCTGGGACGCCATGACCAAGCAGACATTATCGGTGCTGCGCTGTTTCCACTCAGGTGGGGTGTGCTCTGTCAGCTTCAGTGCCACAGGGAAGCTCTTGCTGTCTGTGGGCCTAGACTCTGAACACACCGTCACCATCTGGAAGTGGCAGGAAG GTGCCAAAGTGGCCAGCCACATTGGTCACACGCAGAGGATCTTTGTGGCCGAGTTCCGTCCAGACTCGGACACTCATTTTGTCTCTGTGGGGATCAAGCACGTCCGCTTCTGGACATTAGCAGGGCGAGCTTTGCTCAGCAAGAAAGGAGTGCTGAGCTCTATAGAAGATGCCCGCATGCAGACCATGTTGTCTGTCGCCTTTGGAGCG aatAACTTGACATTTACAGGTACTATAAGTGGGGATGTATGTGTGTGGAAAGAGCACATTCTTGTAAGGATAGTGGCCAAAGCCCACACAGGTCCCGTGTTCACCATGTACACCACGCTGAGAGATGGCCTCATTGTCACTGGAGGCAAGGAAAGGCC GTCAAAGGAAGGAGGAGCTCTCAAGCTTTGGGATCAGGAGTTGAAACGCTGTCGAGCCTTTCGATTAGAAACTGGACAGGTCATTGACTGTGTGCGTTCTGTATGTAGAGGAAAG GGTAAAATCCTGGTCGGAACCAGGAATGCAGAGATTATTGAGGTTGGTGAGAAGAATGCAGCATGCAACATTTTGGTGAACGGTCACATGGACGGGCCAATTTGGGGTTTGGGGACACATCCAACCAGAGACGTGTTTCTGTCTGCTGCAGAGGATGGGACAGTTCGACTTTGGGACATTCCGGAGAAG AAGATGCTGAATAAGGTGAACTTGGGTCACCCGGCATGTACAATCAGCTACAGTCCTGAGGGAGACATGGTGGCCATTGGCATGAAGAATGGCGAGTTCATCATCCTGCTGGTTGCGTCTCTCAAAATCTGGGGCAAGAAAAGGGACCGGCGCTCTTCAATACAGGATATTAG GTTCAGTCCAAATTCACGCTACCTGGCCGTCGGCTCCTGCGAAAGCGCCGTCGACTTCTACGACCTGACGCTCGGGCCGCAGTTAAACCGCATCAACTGTTGCCGGGACATCCCCAGCTTCGTCTTGCAGATGGACTTCTCTGCGGACAGCCTGTGCATCCAG GTGTCCACGGGTGCTTACAAGCGTCTGGTGTACGAGGTGCCGTCGGGGAAGCAGGTCACAGAGCAGTCCCACATTGACAAGATTACCTGGGCCACGTGGACCAG CGTTCTCGGGGATGAGGTTGTAGGCATCTGGTCGCGGAACACAGACAAAGCGGACGTCACTTGCGCCTGCGTGTCGCACTCAGGCCTCAATGTGGTTACAGGCGATGACTTTGGAATGGTCAAGCTCTTTGAATTTCCATGTCCAGACAAGTTT gcAAAACATAAGCGCTTTTTGGGCCATTCAGCTCACTTGACAAATATTCGCATCACAAACGGAGACCGCTTCGTGGTGAGTGCTGGTGGAGATGACAGAAGGTATGACTTCAAATTACATCATAATTCTCAAACCACTTAG